The nucleotide window CAGGGTTAGACTTGATGGCCTTAAAGGTAGAGGTTTTCCAGCTCTGAAACCCAAGGTCTTGTGTCTTGAGTTAGAATCCTGgctctcttccttcctcagaTGAGGATGTTGCTTTaggtggcttctgaggtcccatCCAACTGTAGCTCTCTACTCCTCTGATCCAAATTGCAGGCATTTTAGATGTAAAGCCACCGTCCAGGTCAGATTGCCCGTCATGGCAGTAGCTCAATGGCCATAAGCCCTGGAGGCATTCCATAGGACTGGGGGGGCTCTTTGGCTGCTCGTGCTTCTTCAGAGACCACAGGGCCTGCTTTTGACAGGGCcataaataagaattttaatttaCCAGAAgtttctttaaaagaattcattttcccaGTTGGTATTTTTGTCTttgctgtctgtctctctccctcctccccccactacCAAGATGCATCATAGAAGAGGGGAGCTATTTGGAATATTAAGTCCTACTTCTCTCCATCTGAGCTTTTATCAAGCAACAGGCAGTATCATGgttagagcactgagcctagagtctggaagacctgagttcaaatccagcctcagacacttcctagttgtgtgacccccaGCAAGGCATTTAACTGCCTCCATTGCCTCATCAGTAAagcgagctggagaaggaaatggcaaaccgctctagtatctttgccttgaaaacctcaagtgggggtcacaaagaattggaaaggactgaAAAACACCCAAACAACCCCAAACAGAACCCTTCCCTAGTCCCTGAGCCCAGCAGACCTGGGGCCATTAACCATGACACCAACGTTGGTTCTCTCTCAGCAAAGGTACGGAGGCTGTATGACATTGCCAACGTTCTGACCAGCCTGGTGCTAATTAAGAAAGTCCACGTGACGGAAGAGCGAGGTCGGAAGCCGGCCTTCAAATGGATCGGTCCCGTGGATTTCAGCACAGAAATTGGTAGGTGGGGGCATGGCATGGAGGCTTGCTTTATTTGTGATTCTAAATCAAACATGGCATTCTTGTCCTTTATAACTTTCCAGGctgatttttctccctccccacccattCATGCAAAACTATCAAGTTTCAGGATAGCTCGAGGacaagattctttaaaaaaaaaatgttttattgatgtttttctttctgaaaaactGATGTATTGACCATATCCAAAGTAAATGCCTAATTCCAGACTCACAGTCAACTATCCCTCTTCCAGGATAAAGGGATAGAGTTCCTCTGTCAAAACGAGCAGTTCTCGATTCATCTCAAGAAGCAGAAATCAAGCTAGTTAATACTTGAAGGACTTAGGAaaacagaagaggaagaggattcCAGATTGTGGGGGAAGCATCAGCAAAGGCACAGTGATGGGAGTTTAGGCACTGAGGAGGGACAGAAAAGAAACCGACGTGCCTGAACCAGAGTGTCTGTTAAGGATGATTGGAATGGAAACAGATCAGAGAAGACCTTGAGAAGCCAGCCAAGATGAATGTAGGGGGCAGTAGGGAGCCATAGTAGGTTCATGAGTAGGAGGGTTAGATGCTAATATCAGTTTCTAAGGACAATTTATCCTAGTCATGATAGGATTTTCAAGTTGGAAGGCTGAAAATAAAGGGACCAGCAGAGAAGGTGTTGTTTAAGGCAGTCTAAAGAGGAGCTATCTGAGTCAAACTTTAAAGTATGCATAGAGTTCAACAGACAGAATAGGGAAGGAAAAACTATTGATAGAAAAATTagcttcccatttttttcttacatCTGGTTTAAACAAACCTAAGAGAGGTAGCTAggagacacagtggatagagagcttgtgggaagattcatcttcatgagttcaaatctggcctgagacactattagctatgaccctgggcaagtcactttaacctgtttgcctcagtttcttcatctatagaatgatctggaaaaggaaatgacaaaacactccaggatctttgccaagaaaactccaaatggtcaggaagagtcaagcacaattgaaacaactgaataacaacaaacctAAAAATAGCCTAtagttgatttttcttttaatcactaCCTATTTataatggcatttatatagcactttcaaatttgcaattatctcatttgatcctcacagcaactctgggaaACAGGAACTTTtcctgtccccattttacagataaggaatccaAGGCttaaaagattaaattacttCCCCAGGATCAGAAAAGTAGTAAGttttggaggctggatttgaactcagatcttcccaactcctgcTCCAGTGTTTTATTCACAATGGTCCCCATTGTTATGATCGTAGAGGGACTTGATGGAAATGATTTAACTTGTtaggaagagaaaagcaaaaaaactcCAGATGGTAGAGGAGCTTTAAACTTTCCTTTGATATAAACAGGAAGTCAGATAATtcaactaaacttcctgtagaatcccctcaaccaatcacaatatggttcttcaggaagactagcctcctggTATCAATTGATGTTTAGCTGATGTTAACTAAATCAATATTATTAGAATATCAATGGTGATCAATAACGCATCTGACTTAATATTGATGATGGTACTTAATCTCAGCTTCAGAGAGTAAATCTGGATCCCACTCTCTCCCTTCAAATTCCCTAAAACTCCTTTGAAGCTGTCTTGTTGCCAGGCCAGCCAGCAAAGGTCAGTAACTGGTTTGAGTTTCATAAACAAAGATTTTACTTGAAGTAATCAAACAACAAGGGGAACTGAGAGCagggaagagggttttaggaatccctaaatgaagtcTAAGCTTAACTCAAAGTATATaatctaacagcttcagaatgttgatagcTGAACTGGGCCAGAAAGGCCTACTGGCCTTCTTTGACCTGCTTTGGTGGACACTGCCTGCCTCTAAAAGAATTAAATTACAGCTTAAATGAAGATATTTAGATGGATAAATCTGCTGTAATAATTTGATGAATGCTGATAATTGACCTTAAATTTCAGTAGTAATCCTGTAACTTTCAGGTATGCTGGTTGATACTTGGCTAGACCaataaattttggagagaaaGGTCTGACCCCAACCACCCTCCAAAATGAGTCCCTGGGTCCAGTCTCcctctcccttatatagggcacagccccACCAATGATTGGTCTCAGGCCCTAGCATGGCGTCAGGactctcccaagattccaagtgtccaactggaaaccctgcccaaaggcatggcttcttgcaaatccttgcaaaactcAACTTACAATAATGCCCATTTTGTCTTTGGGAATTTTTAACCTAAAAATTTCCCATGTGTATATCTACTCTAATTCTATGCTAACTATGAATTATGTTTTCCTATCTATGTCTACCCCCctccacaaaataataaatctatcACTTTCTATGCCTTAACTAATCTACTTTCTATTCTGTCTAaggcagggaaaaaggaaagaaaaatttggGGAAAGGTGGGGTTTTATATAACAGGTATATGCATAACACCGTTCAGTCCCatacagagtgtgtgtgtgtgtatatatatataagcccATGAGTATGGACGTATTTCTCTTTAATcagaaaaagtcattttaattctgtaacaaactacattttaaaagagTCTAACTTTAGAAAATCAATCATTGCAGTATTATGTAAATTCCTCATCAATGCATCTTCTCAAATTTTTGAAGTTTTCCATAAAAGGAGAGAGCAGTTGCATTCTTTCTCAAATATACCTTTTACAAGGCACAAATCATAATGAGCATCCCTTGTGTTCTGTTGTGCTTTGTATCTGGAAATCTTAATTAAATTGTTATCATAGTCATTTTATAATTGCAAAGGCAAATGCAATATTATGCAAACACTGTAATTTGGGCCACCCAAAGTTTTAGCAAGagataattattttatagttttctagATATTCTATTTAGCTAATTcaggaaacaaaaatataaacctGTGATTAAGTTGAGCGTTATCTggtcttattttaagaaagctTGTTGTATTTAACCTCTCCTTTGGAGAGGAGCATTGAGGCTTGTTCAGCTCCTCCCCTGGCACCTTCTCGCTCAGCCCCCTcgttttacatatgaagaaactgaggcccagaaagatcaAGCACTTTACTCCTCACAGGTAGTAAGTAAGCCTCATGGGTGGGACTTTCGCAAGGCTGCTGACTCCAGAGTTGCccttaaaatgtcattttctgcCTTGGGGGCACAGCAAGCTCCCCATTAGTCCAAGTTGTTAAGCAGAGGCTGGGGAGCTGTTTGCCAGGAAGACGGCAGAAAGTATTCATGTTCGGATAAggtttagtgtgtgtgtgtgtgcagtgtATAACATGTGcccatatattatacacacaagTGTGTACACACCTACCGTGTTAGCATACACACCCACAGGGCTTCACCTCCGTGTTCAGCAAATCCCGAAACTTGTCCTATTTTTGGCTTCGTGGCTTGAGCCAGCGCTGTTGCCCGCCAGGGTCCCGGCGCCTAATTCGTTCTTTCTGTAGGGGAACAGCTCGACGTTTCAGCAGCGGCTCTCCCGGAGATGAAGGCGCAGCCGTGCTCCCCTGGCCAGCCGTGCGGGAAGCAGAGACTGTCCCGCCACGGCTCCTTGAGCACGATCCCCCCCTCGGAAGGGAACAAGAGGAAGGCGAACTCGGAGCCCAGCAGCCCTCAGCGAGGACAGCGAGGTAGAGCTTCTGGGGAGATCCGGGCTGAGCGCGGGTCTGGCACCAGCGGCTGCTGCTTAGTGGTGCCTGATGTGAAATCTGTTCCTCCCCTCACGAAGTTGCTCTTTGATGCTTTATTGGGGCTTGAAAGGGCAGCCagctgggtttttatttttaaactcttaccttctgtcttagtaacaacgcAGAAAGGCAAGgcctagacaactggggttaagtaacttgtccaggatcacacacttaggaagtgtctgaggctggatttgaacctgagtcctgactccaggctcggCTCTATTTACTGCGCCTCCGCGCTGCCCCTCTTACCGGCTGGCCCCGTGCGTGCCACAACGCAGCCTCCGTTCCAGCTCTAGGCCAGCGCTCCGGGGCTACGATTGGAGGTAGTGATATAATCCTTCAGTTTTAAATACGGATCTCTGTTGTATCGTCTGATAATAAAGCTCCCGTTCTGCTTTGCAGGGTCAGATGAATATTGCTCAAAAATAGTCAACCTGGCAGCTGCCTGCAGGCAGAAGATAAATAAAGATTCACAGTAAGTAGTTCTGAAAAGAATGTATTTTCCTCTCTAGATTTTTCCTCAGGAAGTTTTGTTGTTAtcattcagacacttcctgtcaTGAccgactcttcgtgaccccattaaCTGATTTTAATTTAGTCTTACTAGTCTTACCACCTTGGATATTAGCGGTTCTGGTAAGGACCTCCCTCTCGCAAGTTTGAGCGCCTGCTCAGTGATCTCGAGGCTCGGAGAGCTGAAGCTCCGAGAGATACATGAGATACAGCGTGTGGACGTGTGTGGATAGAGGAAGATCGCACAGACACGTTTAATAAGGGTCATTTTATTATACGGGTGTGGTATAGCACGGTCACGGAGCCAGAACTTGAacttggtcttcttgactcccaggcGAGCCCCCTCCCCACTTTTAGTATTTCCCCGAGTAGAACTGAGATAAACCAGAGAAGACAGCCGTCCTTCGATGCTTTGTAGAGGTGTGGAATACTGCCTGTCAGGTTAAGAGTGTTTAGATTTTTGGTTCATTTATGAaggtttttcttcctctttctctttattttagatTCTTTTTGATTTTCAGCATTTCTTGACCCTTTTTGTGTATGTCCTGGGCCCCTTTGGCAGACTAATGATGCCCAAGGACCCCTTCCCAGaattgtgtttttaaatgcataaaataaaatacaaaggaaatattaaactgaaaaactgtaatcaaaatcttttttaaaactcaatcACAAACTCCATGTTAAGAGCCTGTTTAAAGAAAGGGACGGAAAATAGGTCatgtcaaaacaaaaaatatcaataaaatttatttttccgaGAATGATAAATTATTGGTCCCtccaaaatttaatttctttttcagtttacCATGCCTTTGGAGCATGTCGTGGCTGCGTTGTTACACTCTTCTAGACCGTAGAATTCTCGAGTTGGCCTATCTGTACCCTGAAATAATCACTCTTCTCTCTATTTCAGGAGTAAGGGCTGCATCAGTAAAAAGGCGGCCCACTCATCAGGCAAGCTCGACCCCGTTCCTCCTTTCCCAGCTCATCCTGTGGACTCAGAGTATTGCTTTCATCCATTATCCCACCAAGTGTTTTCGGTAGCTTCGGCAGACCCGTCCCCAGGCGGCCTGCAGAACGGCCACGATGGCCACGTCGCTGTCCTCCCCGCTCCCGCGTCCCCCGAGCCCGAGAGCCTGAAGCCTGCCGTGTTTCACAGCCAGCCTCTGGTCTACGTTCCCTCGGCTTCTCTCTTCATGCTGTACGGCAGCCTCCAGGAAGGTCCCCCCAACCCGGAAAGGGGCCGCGAGACCCCCGAGGGGGTGGCGACCGCCTCCTCCCCCCCAGAACTGTCCGCTGTGCCCCTGGTGAGCGCTCCCAAGCGCAGGCCTTCGCACACTCAGGAGCCGGCTGCCAAGAGGCAGAGCCCAGAGGCCGAGGAGAGCCCGCTGTCCCTGGTGCTGCCCAAGGTAAGGGAACGAAGGGCAGTGCCCCAGGAGATGCCCGGCCTCGCCCTGGCCCGTGGTGGTGGGAAGGAGTCCGTGCGATCGCCTTTCATTGGCCTCCTTAGGAGTCCTGTTTCCTAAAAACACCGTGCCGGGAGGCCACCGCAGCATCCTTGAGAAACCCCCTCAGAGAAAACCTGGGGCGAGCTTTAAGGATTGGGAAAAGGGGTTCTGGTTGTCCCGCTGGGGCCCCTGAGGGCAGAACCAGCCCCAGAGGAGCCGCTTCAGGCTTGAGATCAGGGAGGAACGTCCCAGGATGGAGAGCGGGCCCGGGACAGCATGCCTCCGGTAGTGCGGGGTGAGCTCCCCATCCTGGGACAGCCCTCTGGACACAGGCCTTGTCCTGTGCCCTAGCAGGTGGCCTCGATCCCTTCCAAGGCTGATGCTGTGAAATTGGATCCTGGGTATTTGAAGAGAATTCCAATTCACGTTGTTTTTTACAAGCCTAAGaaatgggggcagccaggtagcaccatggctagagcaccagacctagccatgagagatcctgggttcaaatgtggcctcaggcacgtCCTAGCCGGGTGACGCCGGACGTGTCCCCTAACCCCAGTGGCCTGCTTCTCGCTGTCCCTGTCCTAGAActgataagacagaaggtaaacttttaaaaagaagaaagaaagaaaggaaagattggAAATCCTCAAAGTGACACCCAAGGGTTAGATGTCAGTCAAACaacagcatttttttaaagcctttaccttctgtcctagaatagGTTCTAAGGATCAGTTCCACGGCAGAAGAACCcttgggtgagtgacttgcccagggccacacagcggggacgtgtctgaggccacgtGTGAACCAGGGCTTCCAGGGCCCCCGTCTCTAGGGCCGGCGCTCTAGCCCTGAGCCACCGGGCTGCCCCTCAGCAGGCATTGGTGCGGGGCCTTCTGTGTGCTCGTGAGCcgtccgggggggggggggccgctGATCTCGGGCCTCGCAGGCGAGAGCAGGCCGAGCCGTCCGTGGGAGCACGAGCAGAGAGCTCTGTAGCCGCCCTCTGCGGGCATGTCGGCCATGGAGATGGCTTTTGTCCCCACATCAGCCTGGGACTCGAACCCGTGTCTCTGTGAATGCCAAGCCAGCTCTGTGCCCGCCTCACCGCGCTGCTGCCTGTGCGTTTGGCCGCCTGTGTGGCTGGCGGTGCCTGGATGGAGGCAGCACAGCGAGGCAGCTCGCCGCTCGGACGCTCCTACGTCTCATGCCGCACTTGGGGAAGGCCGAGGCTGGCGAGGGGCACAGACGGAGCCtttttaactttcttcttttGGGTTTTGCTTAGAGAGTCGCCGAGCCCAGGAGCGCCGTCAGCGCCGAGGCAATGCCCGGAGAAGCTCTTGAGGGGGGCTCTGAAGCGCCCCTCGCCGAGGAGGCGGCCAGGAAGACGGGGCTCCGGGGCCTGCTCACCCCGGAAAGGGGCCTTCCTGGGAGAAGCGCAAACGCCGAAAGAGAAAGCGCCTCGGAAGAAGGCGCCCAAGACTCGCCTCAGTCCCAGTATCTCTACGTGCAGCCCGCGCCTGGTAAGGACGAGTGCGTTCGTACAGTTTGGGGGGGCTCGTTGTTTCCCCCAGGAATGCCACTTCCCCTCCCCACCGCCTCTCGGGGCCACGTTTCCTCTCCCTGTAAAATTAAGATCATGAGAGATGCTGAGCGAGGAAGGTAGGCCCTGACGGCGTTCAGGGAGCGCTCGTTCCGTGCCAGGCACCGTGTTCTCTTGGAGGAGTCCGTCCTCGCCGCCATCGTCAGCGTTCCTCTGACACCCATTCTGGAAACCACCCCCTGAGACGCTTTCGCACTGTTCTGTGCTAAATCTAAAGACCAGACATACTAGAAACACCCTTTGAAAGATGAACCAATATGGACTGTGAAACCATTCCAGTGGCCAAGAtgtttccttgattttcttttgtttccgcATCTTTGACACATTGGAGATTTCCCCACCATTGGCATTTCTTCTACCAACCCAGATGGCGGCCTTTCTTAGCCTTGTTGcatgatctttttttatttattatttcaaaaataattttcttttgaaattttgagttccaaattccctcccccaacccactAAGAAGGCAATATATctgttatacatgtgaaatcatgcaaaatgttCTTTCATATGAGCcacatttcaaagaaaataaagaatgtgaGAAAATTATGCATTGGTTTACACTCAGAGTCGATCTGATTTCTCTCTAGAAGGGAATGCCATTTTTTCATTGTGACTCTTGGAATTGTTATGGACCATCGTATTGATCAGCCGCATCTTTCATGGTCGATCATTATTCCAACCCCGTCATCTGCTTCTTTTCACGCCCCTTTGCATGCGCTCCTGTAGGTCTTGCCGCGTTCGCCCTTGTCATTTCTATAGCCCGCTAGCTCGCCGCCACATCGTAGGCCTCTccttgttcagccgttccccagtCAGCACCCCTGATCTTAATGTTCCGccgtgtccagctcttcatgccCCCATTTAGGGCTTTCtcggcaaagatcctggagtggctcgccatttctttctcattttacacagTTCTATTTCTTGCCCAAGGACGTACACCTAGTCATTGTCTCGGGCCAGATTTGCCCTAAAATCTTCCTGCCTTTGGGGGCATCCCTATCTCCTGAGCCGCCTCACTGCCTCCAGACCAACCTAGGACTCCGTGCCAGCCGTGCAGATTTCTGCCTGTCCTGCCCATGTCCCCTCGCCCAAAGAGCcggaagccttctctgatttctcctGGAATCACAAGAGTGTTGTAGAGGGTCCCGGCTGCCCGCCTCTCTGCCCTGGTCTCCGGCCTGTCACTAGCCCacattcccttcctttctgccCGTTCTCCTTTTGAAGCTGCTCTCTGTGCCTCTCTGAATACTAAGTAACACTAATCCTCCTGTGTTGTTTTAGGATTAAATGGTTTTAATTTCCTGCTGCCTGCCCACCAGGCTGCCAATGCTGTTGGACCATCTCCAAGTCAGTTGACTTCTGTCCATGTTCCGTGCATGGTGGTGCCATCTACAGCACTCGCCACGATGCCTTTTATCTATTCTCCGGCAATCAACAGTCCAGTGCCTTCTTCTGGCCCAATGAATTTTGGCTTGCCAGGCCTCAGGTCATCAACTCAGCTTCTCGTTGGCACCAACATGGTTAATCCAAAGACATCCAAAGCCCCCTCCACGGACCCACATAATCCAGCACAGTCTCCAGTTCATCTAAGCCCTGGTGTGTCCAGGTCACATAACACAATAACACCCGATTCCCCTGTCTGCGTGGGTCACCCAGTAACAATTATGAAGTTACCCCAGGTGAGTCCTGATCACGCCTTTACGTTAACACTTAATTAACAGTCttcattaccaaaaaaaaaaaactatagtttTCTGAGATTCAGAGGTGACGGAAAACaatgttatcttttttaaattttgagtttcagattctctcccttcttatgaccctatctctctcttccccccactccaagacagtaagcaatctgatagggATTTTATATAGGTAATcacgtaaaacatttttctgtattagCATTTTAAGGAAGagatttcaaatttaaaagacaatgacaaatgaaaatgaaatagagtATAAGCAGTGTTGTCTTACTGTAGGAATTGGCTTTGTGGTAAGCCATACCAGCAAATTAGGTTCACGAGATCATAGGTTTACCACTTTAAGGCCTCAAGACTAACgctctcatttgatagatgaataaactgaagccTGGAGAGGTAAAATTATTGGTCTGTGATCATACAATAAGTCTGTCTCCTGAGAAGAGGATTCCTAAATCCAAGTACAGCTCCTTGGGTAATATATCACACCCCCTCTCTGTTGCTTTCTTCTCTGGATTTTATATTcttgtattattatataaaagaatattttattcctatattttatttatttaggtatttatattcatatatatattcttatatttgcTATTTGTGGTAtgaatttagagataaaagagacCATAAAGAACATCTAGCCCggcccctttattttacagagaagggaattgaggcctagagagacaAAGCAATTTGTTCAATGTCATACATtcagagcctagatttgaacccacttctctgactccagagttaaGCATCCATTCTGCTTCCCTCATCTCACCAAGACAGATCCAAGTCTTCCACACTTTCTCCCTGATGTGCTTCTTGTCTGTTTTTCTCTAAACCATTCACAGACCAGTCACTAAGTGAGGCCGAGGCCTACTGGGTGGTTCTTGTTTTTTAACTATTTCAGGGCACAAGTACATGTGCTGGGCTGCCTCTAAAGTCACTGGGATGGCAGTCGTAACCCTAAAGGCTAACCTTGGTGGCCCACTTGctgtgggccaggcactgtgctcggGACTTTACAGTCACTCTCTCCTCTGCTCCTGGAAACCAGCCAGGGCCGGCATATCGAGGGCAGCCCTGAACTCGGGGTCTGTAGAATGGCCTCTCGTGGGTCACCAGACAAGCTTCAGAGGACCCACGTTTAAAAGCATGTTTGCAGAGAGCCCAGCCCTGAGAGATCCTAGTCTGCCATTCTCACACCAGTCAGGGGAAAGCAGAGGGCAGCAGCCCAGGCCAGCGGGCTCATGTGCTTCTCTGCCCTGCAGGTCCCGCCACAGCTTCACCACTGGCCCATTTTCTAGGTCTCCCTCTTTAACAAAGCTGGTCCTTTTCCTGGGGACAGAGCTGACCGCTTCCTGCCAGGCCTTGGGCTATAGCCAGCAGTAATGGCTGTATGATCTTCGTTGGGTCATTTCTCTCTTAGCCTTAGTAACGGGCCTGCCCTTATTGGGTTCTGGTGGGGAACAACTAATGTGTGGAAAACTTCAAAGCTTGAAGTGCCAAATGACCAGGAGAGATCATTCCTATGAACGTCTGGTTCCGAGACATTAAACGATGGAGGCACTTTGTTGAAAGGAAGAGTTTTTAAGAGCTGCagcctttccccttcctctgccCCCCGTGTCATGCCTCTGTCTCTGTGCTCTTAAGAAAATTGTCATAATTACAGCTCATACACATCAGCTTGAGGTTTCCAGAAGACTTTAGGGGTAGGACCTCATTTGGTACCTACCAAACTCCTAAGAGATAGATCATCCACATGTTGAAACTGAGCTCTAAGTCACTTTTACCATATCACT belongs to Gracilinanus agilis isolate LMUSP501 chromosome 5, AgileGrace, whole genome shotgun sequence and includes:
- the E2F7 gene encoding transcription factor E2F7 — its product is MEVNCLTLQDLICPRQPRLEFVIEDGENAQKENIFVDRSRMAPKTPMKNEPIDLSKQKPYTPERSPITPVKLADRPQAEPWTPTANLKMLISAASPDMRDREKKKELFRPIENKDDAFSDPLQFDAVGCGTVDEFEKQRPSRKQKSLGLLCQKFLARYPSYPLCTEKTTISLDEVAASLGVERRRIYDIVNVLESLHMVSRVAKNQYGWHGRHGLQKTLKNLQRLGEEQKYEEQMAYFHQKELNLVEYKFGDRKREGFLDSQDQPLLDFSEPDCTSASANSRKDKSLRIMSQKFVMLFLVSKTKIVTLDVAAKILIEESQDAADHSKFKTKVRRLYDIANVLTSLVLIKKVHVTEERGRKPAFKWIGPVDFSTEIGEQLDVSAAALPEMKAQPCSPGQPCGKQRLSRHGSLSTIPPSEGNKRKANSEPSSPQRGQRGSDEYCSKIVNLAAACRQKINKDSQSKGCISKKAAHSSGKLDPVPPFPAHPVDSEYCFHPLSHQVFSVASADPSPGGLQNGHDGHVAVLPAPASPEPESLKPAVFHSQPLVYVPSASLFMLYGSLQEGPPNPERGRETPEGVATASSPPELSAVPLVSAPKRRPSHTQEPAAKRQSPEAEESPLSLVLPKRVAEPRSAVSAEAMPGEALEGGSEAPLAEEAARKTGLRGLLTPERGLPGRSANAERESASEEGAQDSPQSQYLYVQPAPGLNGFNFLLPAHQAANAVGPSPSQLTSVHVPCMVVPSTALATMPFIYSPAINSPVPSSGPMNFGLPGLRSSTQLLVGTNMVNPKTSKAPSTDPHNPAQSPVHLSPGVSRSHNTITPDSPVCVGHPVTIMKLPQSPGPVTPKSLRPPYYETFFKTPGSLGEPVAWRKIEGSQRNLSSAQRRLQIPSGSTD